The following are encoded in a window of Panicum virgatum strain AP13 chromosome 5N, P.virgatum_v5, whole genome shotgun sequence genomic DNA:
- the LOC120672346 gene encoding actin-interacting protein 1-2-like, translated as MAQLVETYACSPATERGRGILLAGDPKTDTIAYCTGRSVIIRRLDAPLDAWAYQDHAYPTTVARFSPNGEWVASADASGCVRVWGRYGDRALKAEFRPLSGRVDDLRWSPDGLRIVVSGDGKGKSFVRAFVWDSGSTVGEFDGHSKRVLSCDFKPTRPFRIVTCGEDFLANFYEGPPFKFKHSIRDHSNFVNCIRYSPDGSKFITVSSDKKGLIYDGKTGEKIGELSTEGGHTGSIYAVSWSPDSKQVLTVSADKTAKVWDIMEAASGKFNRTLTCPGTGGVDDMLVGCLWQNDHLVTVSLGGTFNVFSASNPDKEPVTFAGHLKTISSLVLFPQSSPRTILSTSYDGVIMRWIQGVGYGGRLMRKNNTQIKCFAAVEEELVTSGYDNKVFRIPLNGDQCGDAESVDVGGQPNALNLAIQKPEFALITTDSGIVLLHNSKVISTTKVNYTITSSSVSPDGTEAVVGAQDGKLRIYSINGDTVTEEAVLEKHRGAITSIHYSPDVSMFASADVNREAVVWDRSSKEIKLKNMLYHTARINTVAWSPDSRLVATGSLDTCAIVYEIDKPAASRITIKGAHLGGVHGLTFVDNDTLVTAGEDACIRVWKVVQQ; from the exons ATGGCGCAGCTGGTGGAGACGTACgcgtgctcgccggcgacggagcGCGGCCGTGGGATCCTCCTGGCCGGGGACCCGAAGACGGACACGATCGCCTACTGCACCGGCCGCAGCGTCATCATCCGCCGCCTCGATGCGCCCCTCGACGCCTGGGCCTACCAGGACCACGCCTACCCCACCACCGTCGCCCGCTTCTCCCCCAACGGCGAGTGGGTCGCCTCCGCCGACGCCTCCGGCTGCGTCCGCGTCTGGGGCCGCTACGGCGACCGCGCGCTCAAGGCCGAGTTCCGCCCCCTCTCGGGACGCGTCGACGACCTCCGCTGGTCCCCCGATGGCCTCCGCATCGTCGTCTCCGGGGACGGCAAGGGCAAGTCCTTCGTCCGGGCATTCGT GTGGGACTCTGGCAGCACAGTTGGTGAGTTTGACGGGCACTCAAAGAGGGTCCTGAGCTGTGACTTTAAACCAACACGGCCATTTCGCATTGTTACATGTGGTGAAGATTTTCTGGCTAACTTTTACGAAGGACCACCGTTCAAATTCAAGCATTCCATAAG GGATCACTCGAACTTTGTTAACTGTATCCGGTATTCTCCTGACGGAAGTAAGTTTATCACTGTGAGTTCTGATAAGAAGGGTTTGATATATGATGGCAAAACTGGAGAAAAGATTGGGGAGCTTTCCACTGAAGGCGGTCACACAGGGAGCATATATGCTGTTAGCTGGAGTCCTGACAGTAAACAA GTTCTAACTGTTTCTGCTGATAAGACTGCGAAAGTATGGGATATCATGGAAGCTGCAAGTGGGAAATTTAATAGAACTTtgacttgtcctggtacaggaGGTGTGGATGACATGCTTGTAGGCTGCCTCTGGCAGAATGACCATCTCGTGACAGTCTCTCTTGGTGGGACATTTAATGTGTTCTCTGCAAGCAATCCAGACAAAGAACCAGTTACGTTTGCAGGACATTTGAAGACTATTAGTTCTTTGGTTTTGTTCCCTCAAAGTAGCCCAAGAACTATATTGTCTACAAGTTATGATGGGGTCATCATGAGATGGATACAGGGTGTTGGATATGGTGGCAGATTGATGCGCAAGAACAATACCCAGATCAAATgctttgctgcagtagaagAAGAGCTTGTTACCTCAGGGTATGATAAcaag GTGTTCAGAATTCCTCTCAATGGAGACCAGTGTGGAGATGCTGAGTCAGTTGATGTAGGAGGTCAGCCAAATGCTTTGAACCTTGCAATTCAGAAACCTGAATTTGCCCTGATTACCACAGATTCTGGGATTGTACTGCTGCACAACTCCAAAGTTATTTCTACAACAAAAGTCAATTATACTATCACTTCTTCTTCTGTTTCTCCTGATGGCACTGAAGCTGTTGTTGGTGCACAAGATGGGAAACTGCGCATATATTCCATCAATGGGGACACAGTTACAGAAGAAGCCGTGCTTGAGAAGCACCGAGGTGCTATTACTTCCATACATTATTCACCAGATGTTTCTATGTTTGCTTCTGCTGATGTCAACAGGGAAGCTGTTGTGTGGGATCGGTCAAGTAAAGAG ATCAAGCTGAAGAACATGCTGTACCACACAGCTCGGATCAACACCGTGGCCTGGTCACCTGACAGCCGTTTGGTTGCCACTGGCTCGCTGGACACCTGCGCGATTGTCTATGAGATAGACAAGCCAGCAGCCAGTCGCATCACCATCAAGGGAGCACATCTTGGTGGAGTTCATGGTTTAACCTTTGTCGACAATGATACTCTGGTGACTGCCGGTGAGGATGCTTGCATTCGTGTCTGGAAGGTGGTGCAGCAATAG